The proteins below are encoded in one region of Qipengyuania sp. HL-TH1:
- a CDS encoding alpha/beta fold hydrolase has product MPKAIANGIEIHYEEQGDKTAPPMLLIMGFGAQLTLWPDELVEALASRGFRVIRYDNRDIGLSHKFDGVKAPGLVKMTLLSKLGLKPKVPYTLADMADDGAGLLDTLGIEKAHIVGASMGGMIAQHFVSRHADKCLSLTTIFSTTGNPKLPPTKPEAMKALVTRPDSTDEKVLVEHGMMVARTIGSPGYPTEDERLRERTTASVRRSFYPEGPTRHLSAIVADGDRRGMLKDVTVPTLVLHGEDDPLVPCEGGRDTAASIPGAKLKTIPGWGHDLPLELVDELADAIAGHAKANAD; this is encoded by the coding sequence ATGCCCAAGGCAATCGCGAACGGGATCGAGATTCACTACGAGGAACAGGGCGACAAGACCGCCCCGCCCATGCTGCTGATCATGGGGTTCGGCGCGCAGCTGACGCTGTGGCCCGACGAACTGGTCGAGGCGCTTGCCAGCCGCGGCTTCCGTGTCATCCGCTACGACAATCGCGATATCGGCCTCAGCCACAAGTTCGATGGGGTCAAGGCGCCGGGGCTGGTCAAGATGACGCTCCTCTCCAAGCTCGGGCTCAAGCCCAAAGTACCCTATACGCTGGCCGATATGGCCGATGACGGGGCCGGCTTGCTCGATACGCTGGGCATCGAGAAGGCGCACATCGTCGGCGCGAGCATGGGCGGGATGATCGCTCAGCATTTCGTCTCGCGGCATGCCGACAAATGCCTGTCGCTCACCACGATTTTCTCGACCACCGGCAATCCCAAGCTGCCGCCCACCAAGCCCGAGGCGATGAAGGCGCTGGTTACCCGCCCCGACAGCACCGATGAGAAGGTGCTGGTCGAGCATGGCATGATGGTGGCGCGCACGATCGGTTCGCCCGGCTATCCGACCGAGGACGAGCGCCTGCGCGAACGCACCACCGCCAGTGTCCGGCGCAGTTTCTACCCCGAAGGGCCGACACGGCATCTCTCGGCGATCGTCGCGGATGGCGACCGCCGGGGTATGCTGAAAGACGTTACTGTGCCGACGCTGGTCTTGCATGGCGAAGACGATCCGCTGGTGCCCTGCGAGGGTGGCCGCGATACGGCGGCCTCGATCCCCGGCGCCAAGCTGAAGACCATCCCGGGCTGGGGCCACGACCTGCCGCTCGAGCTGGTCGACGAGCTTGCCGATGCGATCGCCGGCCATGCCAAGGCGAATGCCGACTAG
- a CDS encoding helix-turn-helix transcriptional regulator: MGGLRNFFEDFLASLDHAESADAIWTAALDAIGRVPVSGEVHVFYRDTEDEQEAATAPSTLTPGTPQPADASSVAISAFPFGQVARDGAAANAGDIGQFVERPGKGDRSTMQAIAITVDDTPCEDMAGLPVVRDGSVPDSGVLPGDFAEDVTAALDDSYWIYLSAVMHFTYAYLEKIAGPAPKRLRPALSGRQADVLAGLAAGKRQKEIAYDLGISENTVAYHAARLRQRLGCSHSNEIVAAAYLSGLLRSPDPRRS; encoded by the coding sequence ATGGGCGGGCTGAGGAACTTCTTCGAGGATTTCCTGGCGTCGCTTGACCATGCCGAAAGCGCGGATGCGATCTGGACCGCCGCGCTCGATGCGATCGGCCGGGTGCCCGTGTCCGGCGAGGTCCATGTCTTCTACCGCGATACGGAGGACGAACAGGAGGCGGCGACCGCGCCTTCCACGCTAACGCCCGGTACGCCTCAGCCGGCTGATGCCAGCAGCGTCGCGATCTCCGCATTCCCCTTCGGCCAGGTCGCCCGCGATGGGGCCGCTGCGAACGCGGGCGACATCGGGCAGTTTGTCGAGCGACCGGGCAAGGGCGACAGGTCGACCATGCAGGCCATCGCCATCACCGTCGATGACACGCCCTGCGAGGACATGGCCGGCCTCCCGGTGGTGCGCGATGGCAGCGTCCCCGACAGCGGCGTCCTGCCGGGCGATTTTGCCGAGGACGTGACCGCAGCGCTCGATGACAGCTACTGGATCTACCTCTCGGCGGTGATGCATTTCACCTATGCCTATCTCGAGAAAATCGCCGGACCGGCGCCAAAGCGCCTGCGGCCCGCGCTGAGCGGCCGCCAGGCCGATGTCCTTGCGGGTCTTGCGGCGGGCAAGCGGCAAAAGGAAATCGCCTACGACCTCGGCATCAGCGAAAACACGGTGGCCTATCATGCTGCGCGGCTGCGCCAGCGGCTCGGCTGCAGCCATTCGAACGAGATCGTCGCGGCGGCCTATCTCAGCGGTTTGCTGCGGTCTCCCGATCCGCGCCGCAGCTAG
- the tldD gene encoding metalloprotease TldD, producing the protein MTPATDPHALLYNQLDPEEAKALTARLLAPCDDGELYLQFMASESFAFDDGRLKTADYSRDSGFGLRGVSGETTGFAHANEISAASIARAGETLRLLDATTSPHAAPPERTNRHLYTDASPLDLVPFAEKVALLEKIDAVARAKDPRVAQVNASLSASWSAIDIIRADGFTARDLRPLVRLNVSIVAEANGRRETGSFGFGGRYLYDDLFDEGRWMRAVDEAVRQALVNLDSIAAPAGEQTVLLGPGWPGVLLHEAVGHGLEGDFNRKGTSAFAGRIGERVAAPGVTVIDDGSMTDRRGSLSIDDEGTPTRETVLIEDGILKGYMQDRLNARLMGVEATGNGRRQSYEHAPMPRMTNTFMQGGSDDPEELLSRVDDGIYATSFGGGQVDIVSGKFVFACTEAYKVEKGKVVAPIKGATLIGDGPTVLTKVRGIGNDMALDEGVGMCGKGGQSVPAGVGQPTLLVDGITVGGTG; encoded by the coding sequence ATGACGCCAGCGACCGACCCGCACGCCCTGCTCTACAACCAGCTCGATCCCGAGGAAGCCAAGGCGCTCACCGCGCGCCTGCTGGCCCCCTGCGACGATGGCGAGCTCTACCTGCAATTCATGGCGAGCGAGAGTTTCGCCTTCGATGACGGACGGCTCAAGACCGCCGACTACAGCCGCGACTCGGGCTTCGGCCTGCGCGGCGTGTCGGGCGAGACGACCGGCTTCGCGCATGCCAACGAGATCAGCGCCGCCTCGATCGCCCGCGCCGGCGAGACGCTGCGTTTGCTCGACGCGACCACCTCGCCGCATGCCGCACCGCCCGAGCGGACCAACCGTCATCTCTACACTGATGCCAGCCCGCTCGACCTCGTGCCCTTCGCCGAGAAGGTAGCGCTGCTCGAAAAGATCGACGCGGTGGCGCGCGCCAAGGATCCGCGCGTGGCGCAGGTCAATGCGAGCCTGTCGGCCAGCTGGAGCGCGATCGACATCATCCGCGCCGACGGGTTCACTGCTCGCGACCTGCGCCCGCTGGTCCGCCTGAACGTCAGCATCGTGGCCGAAGCCAACGGCCGCCGCGAAACCGGCAGTTTCGGATTTGGCGGACGCTATCTCTACGACGATCTGTTCGACGAAGGGCGCTGGATGCGCGCGGTCGACGAAGCGGTCCGCCAGGCGCTGGTCAATCTCGACAGCATTGCCGCCCCGGCGGGCGAACAGACCGTTCTGCTCGGCCCCGGCTGGCCCGGCGTACTGCTGCACGAAGCGGTCGGCCACGGGCTCGAGGGCGATTTCAACCGCAAGGGCACCAGCGCCTTCGCCGGACGCATCGGCGAACGTGTCGCCGCCCCCGGCGTCACCGTGATCGACGATGGCAGCATGACCGATCGCCGCGGATCGCTGAGCATTGACGACGAAGGCACACCGACCCGCGAGACCGTGCTGATCGAAGACGGCATCCTCAAGGGCTATATGCAGGATCGCCTCAATGCCCGCCTGATGGGCGTCGAAGCGACCGGCAACGGGCGCCGCCAATCCTATGAACATGCCCCCATGCCGCGCATGACCAACACCTTCATGCAAGGCGGCAGCGACGATCCCGAGGAATTGCTGAGCCGCGTCGACGACGGCATCTATGCCACCAGCTTCGGCGGCGGGCAGGTCGATATCGTCAGCGGCAAGTTCGTCTTCGCCTGCACCGAGGCCTACAAGGTCGAGAAGGGCAAGGTGGTCGCGCCGATCAAGGGTGCGACGCTGATCGGCGACGGCCCGACCGTGCTGACCAAGGTGCGCGGCATCGGCAACGACATGGCGCTGGATGAAGGCGTCGGCATGTGCGGCAAGGGCGGGCAGAGCGTGCCCGCGGGCGTCGGCCAGCCGACCCTGCTGGTCGACGGCATCACCGTGGGCGGAACCGGTTGA
- a CDS encoding ribonucleoside-diphosphate reductase subunit alpha — translation MDFKSGNDTAMALDFDTQDTAPEPTTEEKAVAMDKTDKGSDELVQAAAGQALAGAVASATSEAAEHDSKKVLDRRFDVKTDESRDALLTEFGKETLTDRYLLPGEGYQDLFARVADYFADDAEHAQRLYDYISNLWFMPATPVLSNGGTTRGLPISCYLNSVSDSLDGIVNTWNENVWLASKGGGIGTYWGNVRGIGEPVGLNGKTSGIIPFVRVMDSLTLAISQGSLRRGSAACYIDVSHPEIEEFLEIRKPSGDFNRKALNLHHGVLVTDAFMEAVRAGEEFDLVSPRDGSVRKTIDARSLFQKLVETRLATGEPYIVFSDTVNRMMPKHHRELGLKVSTSNLCAEITLPTGIDHLGNDRTAVCCLSSLNLEKWDEWNGDKQFIEDIMRFLDNVLQDYIDRAPDQMARAKYSAMRERSVGLGVMGFHSFLQAKSIGFESPMAKVWNLKMFKHISAKAEEASLVLAQERGPCPDAAETGAMERFSCKMAIAPTASISIICGGTSACIEPIPANIYTHKTLSGSFIVKNPYLENILDKKSKNSTNVWNSILERGGSVQHLDFLTTEEKATFKTSFEIDQRWLLEFAGDRAPFIDQAQSLNLFIPADVDKWDLMMLHFQAWEKGIKSLYYLRSKSVQRAGFAGGVEADNTADAAKFELAAGAEQTDYEECLACQ, via the coding sequence ATGGATTTCAAGAGCGGGAACGATACGGCGATGGCATTGGATTTCGACACACAAGACACCGCGCCCGAACCCACCACCGAAGAGAAAGCGGTCGCCATGGACAAGACGGACAAGGGCAGTGACGAACTGGTCCAGGCAGCCGCTGGCCAGGCGCTGGCCGGCGCGGTCGCCAGCGCGACCTCGGAAGCGGCCGAACATGACAGCAAGAAGGTGCTCGATCGCCGGTTCGACGTGAAGACCGACGAGAGCCGCGATGCGCTGCTGACCGAATTCGGCAAGGAAACGCTGACCGATCGTTACCTGCTGCCGGGTGAAGGCTATCAGGACCTGTTTGCGCGTGTGGCCGATTATTTCGCCGACGATGCCGAACATGCGCAGCGGCTTTACGACTATATCTCGAACCTGTGGTTCATGCCCGCCACGCCCGTGCTGTCGAATGGCGGCACCACGCGCGGCCTGCCGATTTCCTGCTATCTCAACAGCGTGTCGGACAGCCTCGACGGCATCGTCAACACCTGGAACGAGAACGTCTGGCTCGCCTCGAAGGGCGGCGGCATCGGCACCTATTGGGGCAATGTCCGCGGGATCGGCGAACCGGTCGGCCTCAACGGCAAGACCAGCGGCATCATCCCCTTCGTGCGGGTGATGGATTCGCTCACGCTCGCAATTTCGCAAGGCTCGCTGCGCCGCGGTTCGGCCGCCTGCTACATCGACGTTTCGCACCCCGAGATCGAGGAGTTCCTAGAGATCCGCAAGCCGAGCGGCGATTTCAACCGCAAGGCGCTGAACCTGCACCACGGCGTGCTCGTCACCGATGCCTTCATGGAAGCGGTGCGCGCGGGCGAGGAATTCGACCTCGTGTCCCCGCGCGACGGATCGGTGCGCAAGACCATTGACGCGCGCAGCCTGTTCCAGAAGCTGGTCGAAACCCGGCTCGCCACGGGCGAACCCTACATCGTGTTCTCCGACACGGTGAACCGCATGATGCCCAAGCATCACCGCGAACTGGGGCTCAAGGTCTCGACCTCGAACCTGTGCGCCGAAATCACGCTGCCCACCGGCATCGACCATCTCGGCAACGATCGCACTGCAGTGTGCTGCCTCTCCTCGCTCAATCTCGAGAAATGGGATGAATGGAACGGCGACAAGCAGTTCATCGAGGACATCATGCGCTTCCTCGACAACGTCCTGCAGGACTATATCGACCGGGCGCCCGACCAGATGGCGCGCGCGAAATATTCGGCCATGCGCGAACGCAGCGTGGGCCTCGGGGTGATGGGCTTCCACTCCTTCCTCCAGGCCAAGAGCATCGGCTTCGAAAGCCCGATGGCCAAGGTGTGGAACCTCAAGATGTTCAAGCATATCAGCGCCAAGGCGGAAGAAGCCTCGCTGGTGCTGGCGCAGGAACGCGGGCCGTGCCCCGACGCTGCCGAAACCGGCGCGATGGAACGCTTCAGCTGCAAGATGGCGATCGCGCCGACCGCATCGATCAGCATCATCTGCGGCGGGACCAGCGCCTGCATCGAACCGATCCCGGCCAATATCTACACGCACAAGACGCTGTCGGGCTCGTTCATCGTCAAGAACCCCTATCTCGAGAATATCCTCGACAAGAAGAGCAAGAACTCGACCAATGTCTGGAATTCGATCCTCGAGCGGGGCGGCAGCGTCCAGCACCTCGACTTCCTGACGACCGAAGAAAAGGCCACCTTCAAGACCAGCTTCGAAATCGACCAGCGCTGGCTGCTCGAATTCGCCGGCGACCGGGCCCCCTTCATCGACCAGGCGCAGTCGCTGAACCTGTTCATCCCAGCCGATGTCGACAAGTGGGACCTGATGATGCTGCACTTCCAGGCGTGGGAAAAGGGCATCAAGTCGCTCTACTACCTCCGCTCGAAGAGCGTGCAACGCGCCGGTTTCGCCGGCGGCGTGGAAGCGGACAACACCGCCGATGCCGCGAAGTTCGAACTGGCCGCAGGCGCCGAGCAGACCGATTACGAGGAATGCCTCGCCTGCCAGTAG
- a CDS encoding oxidoreductase — MTSPQAPVNSPFGYRSTAREVVEGVDLAGKTVVVTGGYSGIGTETVHALAGAGAQVIVGARRPDQAEDVLEGVSGDIAILPLDLSDPASIDAFAEAVAEETAAIDILINNAAIMASPLARDARGYEMQFATNHLGHFQLAARLWPLLLADGGARVVALSSIGHRLNGLDLDDPNFERRDYDKWLAYGQAKSANALFALQLDKLGEAQGVRAFAVHPGGIATPLQRHLTMEEQRAMGWYDEEGNVHEAFKSTEEGASTSVWCAVSPLLERKGGVYCEDCDIAVPVDPENPRAGGCWPHIRDEDLAKALWRKSEELTGVAFPG, encoded by the coding sequence ATGACCAGCCCGCAAGCCCCCGTGAATTCGCCCTTCGGCTATCGCTCCACCGCGCGCGAAGTGGTCGAGGGCGTGGATCTGGCGGGCAAGACCGTGGTCGTCACCGGGGGCTATTCGGGCATCGGCACCGAAACCGTCCACGCACTGGCCGGGGCCGGAGCGCAGGTAATCGTCGGCGCGCGGCGACCCGACCAGGCCGAGGATGTCCTCGAAGGGGTGAGCGGCGATATCGCCATCCTGCCGCTCGACCTGTCCGATCCCGCCTCGATCGATGCCTTTGCGGAAGCTGTCGCCGAGGAAACCGCGGCCATCGACATCCTCATCAACAATGCCGCGATCATGGCCAGTCCGCTGGCGCGCGATGCGCGTGGCTACGAAATGCAATTCGCGACCAACCATCTGGGCCATTTCCAGCTCGCCGCGCGGCTGTGGCCACTGCTGCTGGCAGACGGCGGTGCGCGGGTGGTGGCGCTGTCCTCGATCGGGCACCGGCTCAACGGGCTCGACCTCGACGATCCCAATTTCGAGCGCCGCGACTATGACAAGTGGCTGGCCTATGGGCAGGCCAAGTCGGCCAATGCATTGTTCGCGCTCCAGCTCGACAAGCTGGGCGAAGCGCAGGGCGTGCGCGCCTTTGCCGTCCACCCCGGCGGAATTGCGACCCCGCTCCAGCGCCACCTCACCATGGAAGAGCAGCGCGCGATGGGTTGGTATGACGAGGAAGGCAATGTCCACGAAGCCTTCAAATCGACCGAGGAAGGCGCGTCGACCAGCGTGTGGTGCGCGGTTTCCCCGCTGCTCGAACGCAAGGGCGGCGTCTATTGCGAGGATTGCGACATCGCGGTCCCCGTCGATCCCGAAAACCCGCGCGCGGGCGGCTGCTGGCCGCATATCCGCGACGAGGATTTGGCAAAAGCGCTGTGGCGCAAGTCGGAAGAACTGACCGGGGTCGCCTTCCCCGGTTAA
- a CDS encoding zinc-finger domain-containing protein: protein MSLPPPEITKVTTRRVWCDGATDIRTGANYKPAALGHPKIYLEIDEHGYVDCGYCDRRFVLEGGPADGVDQSQLMDISEGADPGHR, encoded by the coding sequence ATGAGCCTGCCTCCTCCCGAAATCACCAAGGTCACCACGCGGCGCGTGTGGTGCGACGGCGCGACCGACATCAGGACGGGTGCAAACTACAAACCCGCCGCGCTCGGCCACCCCAAGATCTATCTCGAGATCGACGAGCATGGCTATGTCGACTGCGGCTATTGCGATCGTCGCTTCGTCCTCGAAGGCGGGCCCGCCGACGGGGTCGACCAGTCGCAGCTGATGGATATTTCCGAAGGCGCGGACCCGGGTCACCGCTGA
- a CDS encoding DUF2171 domain-containing protein codes for MFEKIRIKEHMEIADAKGQHVGTVDEVEGDAIKLTKSDSGDDMHHFLALDDVEKIDDNRIYLKEGARIPAGLGNKAVA; via the coding sequence ATGTTCGAGAAGATTCGCATCAAGGAACACATGGAAATCGCCGACGCCAAGGGCCAGCACGTCGGAACCGTCGATGAAGTCGAAGGCGATGCCATCAAGCTGACCAAATCGGACAGCGGCGATGACATGCACCACTTCCTGGCGCTCGACGATGTCGAGAAGATCGACGACAACCGTATCTACCTCAAGGAAGGTGCGCGGATCCCCGCCGGTCTCGGCAACAAGGCGGTCGCCTGA
- the nadB gene encoding L-aspartate oxidase has product MTDTPYDVLVIGSGAAGLTAALALAQTKRVLVLAKGRLDSGSTAWAQGGIAAVLDAGDTFDNHIRDTMVAGAGLNDQETVEFVIERAPASIDRLCELGVPFNREEGDLHLTREGGHSHRRIVHVNDATGWAVQAALLKAAEENPNITLLPGQSCIDLVTGRNQADYSGSGRVWGAYALDEATGDVVTHVARATVLAAGGAGRVYQFSTAPRGATGDGIAMAWRAGARVSNMEMMQFHPTCLYNLEVKNFLITEAVRGEGGRLFNPVTGERYMEKYDPERMELAPRDIVARANDDQIKRHGLDYVHLDISHQPPEFVKEHFPTIHEKLLGLGIDMTKGPIPVVPAQHYTCGGVKIGLDAKTDLPGLWAAGECTESGLHGANRLASNSLLECFVFGEAAASDILSCWDDLDDPPAILPWDASRVTDSDEEVVIKQNWTEIRRFMWNYVGIVRTTKRLERAGNRIEMMRKEVEDYYGSFRVTTDLIELRNLLDCAGLIVTSALRRHESRGLHYIMDYPATDPVARDMVLVP; this is encoded by the coding sequence ATGACAGACACCCCTTACGACGTCCTCGTCATCGGTTCGGGCGCTGCCGGACTTACCGCCGCGCTGGCGCTGGCGCAGACCAAGCGCGTGCTGGTGCTCGCCAAGGGCCGGCTCGACAGCGGCTCCACTGCGTGGGCGCAGGGCGGCATCGCCGCCGTGCTCGACGCTGGCGACACGTTCGACAACCACATCCGTGACACGATGGTCGCCGGGGCGGGTCTCAACGACCAGGAGACGGTCGAGTTCGTGATCGAACGCGCGCCGGCCTCGATCGACCGGCTGTGCGAGCTGGGCGTGCCCTTCAACCGCGAGGAGGGCGATCTTCACCTGACGCGCGAAGGCGGGCATTCGCACCGCCGCATCGTCCATGTGAACGATGCGACCGGCTGGGCGGTGCAGGCCGCGCTGCTCAAGGCGGCGGAGGAAAATCCGAACATCACGCTACTGCCCGGGCAAAGCTGCATCGACCTGGTCACCGGGCGCAACCAGGCGGATTATTCGGGGTCGGGCCGCGTGTGGGGTGCCTATGCGCTCGACGAGGCTACCGGCGACGTGGTGACGCATGTCGCGCGCGCGACCGTGCTGGCGGCGGGCGGGGCGGGGCGCGTGTACCAGTTCTCGACTGCCCCGCGCGGCGCGACGGGTGACGGGATCGCCATGGCATGGCGCGCGGGCGCGCGGGTCTCCAACATGGAGATGATGCAGTTCCACCCGACCTGCCTCTACAATCTCGAGGTCAAGAATTTCCTCATTACCGAGGCCGTGCGCGGCGAGGGCGGGCGGCTCTTCAACCCCGTCACGGGCGAGCGCTATATGGAGAAATACGACCCCGAGCGGATGGAGCTGGCACCGCGCGATATCGTGGCGCGCGCCAATGACGACCAGATCAAGCGCCATGGGCTCGACTATGTCCATCTCGATATCAGCCACCAGCCACCCGAATTCGTGAAGGAGCATTTCCCCACGATCCACGAAAAGCTGCTCGGCCTCGGCATCGACATGACCAAGGGGCCGATCCCGGTGGTGCCGGCGCAGCACTATACCTGCGGCGGGGTGAAGATCGGGCTCGATGCGAAGACCGACCTGCCGGGTCTGTGGGCGGCGGGGGAATGCACCGAAAGCGGGCTTCACGGTGCCAACCGGCTGGCCTCGAATTCGCTGCTCGAATGCTTCGTCTTCGGTGAGGCGGCGGCGAGCGACATCCTGTCGTGCTGGGACGACCTCGATGATCCGCCCGCGATCCTGCCGTGGGATGCCAGCCGCGTGACCGATTCGGACGAGGAAGTGGTGATCAAGCAGAACTGGACCGAGATCCGCCGCTTCATGTGGAACTATGTCGGAATCGTGCGCACCACCAAGCGGCTGGAACGCGCGGGCAACCGGATCGAGATGATGCGCAAGGAAGTGGAGGACTATTACGGTTCGTTCCGCGTCACGACCGATCTGATCGAGCTACGCAACCTGCTCGATTGCGCGGGGCTGATCGTGACCAGCGCGCTCAGGCGCCACGAAAGCCGCGGGCTGCATTATATCATGGATTATCCCGCCACCGACCCGGTCGCGCGCGACATGGTGCTAGTGCCCTGA
- a CDS encoding ABC transporter ATP-binding protein, whose translation MTTPPAIKIDNLVKEYASPGPGAPAKLALKGVSFDVPQGGIFGLLGPNGAGKSTLINILAGLVRKTSGSAEVWGFDIAGNPRNAKRSIGIVPQEIVFDPFFTPFEVLENQGGFYGIPKAERRSEELLKAVHLWDKRDAYARTLSGGMKRRLLIAKAMVHSPPILVLDEPTAGVDVELRRQLWELVTELNREGVTVVLTTHYLEEAEQLCDRIAIINHGELIADKPTRELVDMAREKIVSITVDKDLGGPIMEPAFTKAEVIEPRRLEITYDRDKTSAGQVLALVQSHGYAIEDVTTREADLEDVFVQLTGAG comes from the coding sequence ATGACCACCCCACCTGCGATCAAGATCGACAATCTCGTCAAGGAATACGCCTCGCCCGGTCCGGGCGCGCCGGCCAAGCTGGCGCTCAAGGGGGTCAGCTTCGATGTGCCGCAAGGCGGCATTTTCGGACTGCTGGGCCCCAATGGCGCAGGCAAGTCGACGCTCATCAACATCCTTGCCGGGCTGGTGCGCAAGACCAGCGGCAGCGCCGAGGTCTGGGGTTTCGACATCGCGGGCAATCCGCGCAACGCCAAGCGCTCGATCGGGATCGTGCCACAGGAAATCGTCTTCGATCCCTTCTTCACCCCATTCGAAGTGCTGGAGAACCAGGGCGGCTTCTACGGCATCCCCAAGGCCGAGCGGCGCAGCGAGGAGCTGCTCAAGGCAGTGCATCTGTGGGACAAGCGCGATGCCTATGCGCGCACCCTGTCGGGCGGGATGAAACGGCGCCTGCTGATCGCCAAGGCGATGGTGCATTCGCCGCCGATCCTGGTGCTCGACGAGCCGACTGCCGGAGTCGATGTCGAACTGCGCCGCCAGCTGTGGGAGCTGGTGACCGAACTCAACCGCGAGGGCGTGACCGTGGTGCTGACCACGCATTATCTCGAGGAAGCCGAACAGCTGTGCGACCGCATCGCGATCATCAATCACGGCGAACTGATCGCCGACAAGCCGACTCGCGAACTGGTCGACATGGCGCGCGAAAAGATCGTCTCGATCACGGTGGACAAGGATCTCGGCGGGCCGATCATGGAACCGGCTTTCACCAAGGCCGAAGTGATCGAGCCGCGGCGGCTGGAGATCACCTATGACCGCGACAAGACGAGCGCAGGGCAGGTGCTCGCGCTCGTCCAGTCGCACGGTTATGCGATCGAGGATGTCACCACCCGCGAGGCCGACCTGGAGGACGTGTTCGTCCAGCTGACCGGCGCGGGATAG
- a CDS encoding PilZ domain-containing protein: protein MDRRDEQRSQTQDNLRVTIGGTGLRCAMRNLSLSGCMIECRDLIADVGTPVEVVLLPGYIAQGEVAWQLGESIGIFFLEPISMGVVRHFALDDWMLRSDWSAANWRSVTG, encoded by the coding sequence ATGGACCGACGCGACGAACAGCGAAGCCAGACGCAGGACAATCTTCGCGTCACGATCGGCGGCACCGGTCTGCGCTGTGCCATGCGCAATCTGTCGCTTTCAGGCTGCATGATCGAGTGCCGCGACCTGATTGCCGATGTCGGCACGCCGGTCGAAGTCGTGCTACTGCCCGGCTATATCGCGCAGGGCGAAGTCGCCTGGCAGCTCGGCGAGAGCATCGGCATCTTCTTCCTCGAACCCATCAGCATGGGAGTGGTGCGGCACTTCGCGCTCGACGACTGGATGCTGCGCAGCGACTGGTCGGCAGCCAATTGGCGGTCGGTAACGGGCTGA
- a CDS encoding energy transducer TonB, translating to MKSPLIAFAGALLVTGVPATSQDIVVSAESAAETTISRDLDRNLLRADWPRRELVGEGIAMVRFQRGADGRPADVKLYRKSGQRSVDRRALVAVARLGRSNPLPAIGAPDQIFQANIVLANSHQAFADLSSQLAKLEQARLADPRERTVFAFNSAPRTAS from the coding sequence ATGAAATCCCCCCTTATAGCCTTTGCCGGTGCCTTGCTGGTGACCGGCGTCCCCGCGACTTCGCAGGACATCGTCGTCTCGGCGGAGAGTGCCGCCGAGACGACGATTTCCCGCGACCTCGATCGCAATCTCCTGCGCGCCGACTGGCCGCGGCGTGAGCTGGTTGGCGAAGGGATTGCCATGGTGCGGTTCCAGCGCGGCGCCGATGGCCGCCCGGCCGATGTGAAACTCTATCGCAAATCGGGCCAGCGCAGCGTGGATCGTCGCGCGCTGGTGGCGGTTGCCCGGCTGGGCCGGAGCAATCCGCTCCCGGCGATCGGGGCACCCGACCAGATTTTCCAGGCCAACATCGTCCTCGCCAACAGCCACCAGGCCTTTGCCGATCTGTCGTCGCAGCTGGCGAAGCTGGAACAGGCGCGCCTCGCCGACCCGCGCGAACGCACCGTATTCGCGTTCAATTCGGCTCCGCGCACCGCGTCCTAG